Proteins encoded by one window of Gordonia jinghuaiqii:
- a CDS encoding fluoride efflux transporter FluC: protein MIAIAVMVAGALGAVTRFVVDGAVTWKWPTITPWGTFAVNVTGSALLGVLAGLVIFRGAPHELQAIVGTGFCGGYTTFSTASFEVVRLTQNSQRIVAAGYAAGTLIAAAVACAAGMTLAWAV from the coding sequence ATGATCGCGATTGCCGTCATGGTGGCGGGAGCGTTGGGTGCGGTGACGCGGTTCGTCGTCGACGGTGCGGTGACATGGAAGTGGCCCACCATCACCCCGTGGGGCACCTTCGCCGTCAACGTGACGGGTTCGGCACTGCTGGGCGTGCTCGCCGGACTGGTGATCTTCCGGGGAGCCCCGCACGAGCTGCAGGCGATCGTGGGTACCGGATTCTGCGGTGGCTACACGACCTTCAGCACCGCGAGTTTCGAGGTGGTGCGGCTGACGCAGAACTCTCAGCGGATCGTCGCCGCAGGGTACGCCGCGGGAACCCTCATCGCTGCCGCCGTCGCGTGCGCCGCCGGAATGACACTCGCCTGGGCGGTGTGA
- a CDS encoding acyl-CoA dehydrogenase family protein: protein MTTHTEPRDTSAVGRNPHPRNFIGTAMRVLTTVTGSEFAEKYNIREPINRIAYQGTKTGFQTLGAANRAFKAAQGGGSGQAKRLSSAPKDYFNLTPDDEQQMIAETVKEFATEILRPAAYDADAAAAAPDDIVKRSAELGITMINVPEDLDGAASERGVVTNALVAEAMAYGDMGLALPLLAPSGVATTLTNFGTDEQQRTYLPDFAGENVPQSAVVIAEPRPLFDAFSLSTKATRVPSGFRLNGVKSFVPAAGSSELFIVGAQLDGKPALFLVESDTKGLIVEADPGMGVRAAGMGRLLLQDVAVPASAIVGGEGDAALAAYRDVVRLSRLGWSALAAGTARAVLDYVIPYVNEREAFGEPISNRQAVAFMVATMATEVDSIRLVTLRGAARAEQGLSFAREAALARKLTIDKGLQIGLDGVQLLGGHGFTKEHPVERWYRDLRGAGIGEGIVVL, encoded by the coding sequence ATGACAACTCACACCGAACCGCGCGACACCTCCGCAGTCGGCCGCAACCCGCACCCACGCAACTTCATCGGCACCGCGATGCGCGTGCTGACCACGGTGACGGGGTCGGAGTTCGCCGAGAAGTACAACATCCGCGAACCCATCAACCGCATCGCCTACCAGGGCACCAAGACCGGCTTCCAGACGCTCGGTGCGGCCAACCGTGCGTTCAAGGCCGCGCAGGGCGGCGGCTCCGGTCAGGCCAAGCGACTGAGCAGCGCCCCCAAGGACTACTTCAACCTGACCCCCGACGACGAGCAGCAGATGATCGCGGAGACGGTGAAGGAGTTCGCCACCGAGATCCTGCGTCCCGCCGCCTATGACGCCGATGCCGCGGCCGCCGCCCCCGACGACATCGTCAAGCGCTCGGCCGAGCTCGGCATCACCATGATCAACGTCCCCGAGGATCTCGACGGGGCCGCCTCCGAGCGCGGCGTGGTCACCAACGCACTCGTCGCCGAGGCGATGGCCTACGGCGACATGGGCCTCGCCCTGCCGCTGCTGGCACCGAGTGGTGTGGCCACCACCCTCACCAACTTCGGCACCGATGAGCAGCAGCGCACCTACCTGCCGGACTTCGCGGGCGAGAACGTGCCGCAGTCCGCCGTCGTGATCGCCGAGCCGCGCCCGCTGTTCGACGCATTCTCGTTGAGCACCAAGGCGACCCGCGTACCGAGCGGGTTCCGCCTCAACGGCGTCAAGTCCTTCGTGCCGGCTGCCGGGTCATCGGAGCTGTTCATCGTCGGTGCGCAGCTCGACGGCAAGCCCGCGCTGTTCCTCGTCGAATCCGACACCAAGGGCCTGATCGTCGAGGCCGACCCCGGCATGGGTGTGCGGGCCGCCGGGATGGGCCGACTCCTCCTGCAGGACGTCGCCGTGCCCGCATCGGCCATCGTCGGCGGTGAGGGCGACGCCGCGTTGGCCGCCTATCGCGACGTCGTCCGCCTGTCCCGCCTGGGCTGGTCGGCACTGGCCGCGGGCACCGCACGCGCAGTCCTCGACTACGTGATCCCCTACGTCAACGAGCGCGAGGCGTTCGGCGAGCCGATCTCCAATCGTCAGGCGGTCGCGTTCATGGTGGCCACGATGGCGACCGAGGTCGACTCCATCCGCCTTGTCACCCTGCGGGGTGCGGCACGCGCCGAACAGGGCCTGAGCTTCGCCCGTGAGGCGGCACTGGCCCGCAAGCTGACCATCGACAAGGGCCTGCAGATCGGCCTCGACGGCGTGCAGCTGCTCGGCGGACACGGCTTCACCAAGGAACATCCCGTCGAGCGCTGGTACCGCGACCTCCGCGGCGCCGGCATCGGCGAAGGCATCGTCGTCCTGTAG
- the crcB gene encoding fluoride efflux transporter CrcB: MHADKHRELPVDPDERPLHLRVHALAWVFAGGLIGTGVRYWAEAAFPAQHGHWPWATFGVNVAGAFILGALLELLARLGHDEGWRQRVRLFGGTGICGALTTYSTFALEISELTRASAVVTASSYAIVSVVLGLAAAACGIALASRVGRG; encoded by the coding sequence GTGCACGCAGACAAGCACCGCGAACTCCCCGTCGATCCCGACGAACGTCCGCTGCATCTCCGCGTGCACGCGCTCGCCTGGGTGTTCGCCGGTGGGCTCATCGGGACGGGCGTGCGGTACTGGGCGGAGGCGGCCTTTCCCGCCCAGCACGGGCACTGGCCGTGGGCGACGTTCGGGGTGAACGTCGCCGGCGCGTTCATCCTGGGGGCGCTTCTGGAACTGCTTGCGCGGCTTGGCCACGACGAGGGGTGGCGCCAGCGCGTGCGGCTCTTCGGGGGCACCGGCATCTGTGGTGCGCTCACCACCTACAGCACGTTCGCGCTGGAGATCTCGGAACTCACGCGGGCGTCGGCGGTGGTGACCGCGTCGTCCTACGCGATCGTCAGTGTCGTGCTCGGGCTCGCCGCGGCGGCCTGCGGGATCGCCCTCGCTTCCCGGGTGGGCCGGGGATGA
- a CDS encoding acyl-CoA dehydrogenase family protein: MSINLELPKKLHVTVDQAHQAAAEIFRPISRKYDLREHDYPVELDTLASLYDGLSETGQAGAGADGGRSQKKSDKPRPEGSVVNGGNMQSVVNVMETSWGDVGLMLSIPYQGLGNSAIAAVATDEQLEQFGKVWAAMAITEPSFGSDSAAVTTTATLDGDEYVINGEKIFVTAGSRATHIVVWATVDKSLGRAAIKSFVVPREHPGVEVVRLEHKLGIRVSDTAVIRFENCRIPKENLLGSPEVDTKKGFGGVMQTFDNTRPLVAGMAVGVARAALEELRRVLDEAGIEVDYDRPAADQHAAAAEFLRMEADFEAAYLHTMRAAWMADNSQPNSTEASMSKAKAGRTVTDITNKVVELTGTLGYSERLLVEKWARDSKILDIFEGTQQIQNLIIARRVLNKSSAELK; this comes from the coding sequence ATGAGCATCAATCTGGAACTCCCGAAGAAGCTGCACGTCACCGTCGACCAGGCCCATCAGGCGGCGGCGGAGATCTTCCGGCCCATCTCGCGCAAATACGATCTGCGCGAACACGATTACCCGGTCGAGCTCGACACCCTGGCCAGCCTGTACGACGGCCTCTCGGAGACCGGGCAGGCCGGTGCCGGTGCCGACGGCGGCCGCAGCCAGAAGAAGTCCGACAAGCCCCGGCCCGAGGGCTCGGTGGTCAACGGCGGCAACATGCAGTCCGTCGTCAACGTCATGGAGACCTCGTGGGGCGATGTCGGCCTCATGCTGAGCATTCCCTATCAGGGACTGGGCAATTCGGCGATCGCCGCGGTCGCCACCGACGAGCAGCTCGAGCAGTTCGGCAAGGTGTGGGCCGCGATGGCCATCACCGAGCCCAGCTTCGGCTCCGACTCGGCGGCGGTCACCACCACCGCCACGCTCGACGGCGACGAGTACGTCATCAACGGCGAGAAGATCTTCGTGACGGCCGGTTCGCGCGCCACCCACATCGTCGTATGGGCGACCGTCGACAAGAGCCTCGGCCGCGCCGCCATCAAGAGCTTCGTCGTCCCGCGCGAGCATCCCGGAGTGGAAGTGGTTCGCCTGGAACACAAGCTGGGCATCCGGGTCTCCGACACCGCGGTCATCCGCTTCGAGAACTGCCGCATCCCCAAGGAGAACCTGCTCGGATCCCCCGAGGTCGACACCAAGAAGGGGTTCGGCGGGGTCATGCAGACCTTCGACAACACGCGCCCCCTGGTCGCGGGCATGGCCGTGGGTGTCGCCCGCGCCGCACTCGAAGAGCTGCGTCGTGTCCTCGACGAGGCGGGCATCGAGGTCGACTACGACCGTCCCGCCGCCGACCAGCATGCCGCCGCAGCCGAGTTCCTGCGCATGGAAGCCGATTTCGAGGCCGCCTACCTGCACACGATGCGCGCCGCGTGGATGGCCGACAACTCCCAGCCGAACTCGACCGAGGCGTCGATGTCGAAGGCCAAGGCCGGCCGCACCGTCACCGACATCACCAACAAGGTGGTCGAACTGACAGGCACGCTGGGCTATTCGGAGCGTCTCCTCGTGGAGAAGTGGGCGCGTGACTCGAAGATCCTCGACATCTTCGAGGGCACCCAGCAGATCCAGAACCTCATCATCGCCCGACGCGTGCTCAACAAGAGCAGCGCCGAGCTCAAGTGA
- a CDS encoding DUF2752 domain-containing protein has protein sequence MIVDHRPDLRLSGTGAIGAGVAAAVGAAALGAACVFTPGGIDGGPQVCPFAMMTGLPCPGCGLTRSWVSFMHGDVGAAFRFNAFGPLLLVLTAVTVVAALVTLARRRRTPLTGWRDIVLSPLGAVLLGVWLAYGFLRIFDAAFGWGIFPQIV, from the coding sequence GTGATCGTAGACCACCGCCCCGACCTGCGTTTATCGGGTACCGGTGCCATCGGCGCGGGGGTTGCGGCGGCGGTCGGTGCGGCGGCATTGGGTGCCGCGTGTGTGTTCACGCCGGGCGGGATCGACGGTGGCCCGCAGGTGTGCCCCTTCGCGATGATGACCGGCCTGCCCTGTCCGGGCTGCGGACTCACCCGCAGCTGGGTCTCCTTCATGCACGGTGATGTCGGCGCCGCGTTTCGATTCAACGCATTCGGCCCGCTCCTGCTGGTTCTCACGGCGGTCACCGTCGTCGCGGCGCTCGTCACCCTGGCCCGCCGTCGCCGGACCCCGCTCACCGGATGGCGTGACATCGTCCTGAGCCCGCTCGGAGCGGTGCTGCTGGGGGTGTGGCTGGCCTATGGGTTCCTGCGGATCTTCGACGCCGCGTTCGGGTGGGGGATCTTCCCGCAGATCGTGTGA